One part of the Anaeromyxobacter sp. Fw109-5 genome encodes these proteins:
- the rpmF gene encoding 50S ribosomal protein L32: MGVPKKRTSSMRRDRRRASNFKIKVANVTKCPKCKEPVISHRACPSCGTYKGEQITEAT, encoded by the coding sequence GTGGGTGTCCCGAAGAAGCGTACGAGCAGCATGCGCCGCGATCGCCGCCGCGCGTCGAACTTCAAGATCAAGGTGGCGAACGTCACCAAGTGCCCCAAGTGCAAGGAGCCGGTGATCTCGCACCGCGCTTGCCCGTCCTGCGGGACGTACAAGGGCGAGCAGATCACCGAGGCGACGTAG
- a CDS encoding response regulator transcription factor translates to MAIRAIAVEDDEAVSRLIAQVLTSHGFEVCGTAASGEEGVTLARRERPDVALVDLGLPKMSGEDVIATIRHELPKTACIALTAVDIPARVLAAMRAGASGYILKPFHAAELTRAVEDVLSGDAAPISPRAAKVLLSELRGDPPDQKAKDGPALSKRELEVLQLLVHGHTYADVAQALGIAEGTVQTYVKRIYEKMDVSTKAEAALLAVARGLVKP, encoded by the coding sequence ATGGCTATCCGGGCAATCGCGGTGGAGGACGACGAGGCGGTCTCCCGGCTCATCGCGCAGGTCCTCACCTCGCACGGCTTCGAGGTGTGCGGCACCGCGGCCAGCGGGGAGGAGGGGGTGACGCTCGCCCGCCGGGAGCGTCCGGACGTGGCGCTCGTGGACCTCGGGCTGCCCAAGATGAGCGGCGAGGACGTCATCGCCACCATCCGGCACGAGCTCCCCAAGACGGCCTGCATCGCCCTGACCGCGGTGGACATCCCCGCGCGCGTCCTCGCGGCCATGCGCGCCGGCGCCTCCGGCTACATCCTGAAGCCGTTCCACGCCGCCGAGCTGACCCGCGCCGTGGAGGACGTGCTCAGCGGCGACGCCGCCCCCATCAGCCCGCGCGCCGCGAAGGTGCTCCTCTCCGAGCTGCGCGGCGACCCGCCCGACCAGAAGGCGAAGGACGGCCCGGCGCTCTCGAAGCGCGAGCTCGAGGTGCTGCAGCTGCTCGTGCACGGCCACACCTACGCGGACGTGGCGCAGGCGCTCGGGATCGCCGAGGGGACCGTGCAGACGTACGTGAAGCGGATCTACGAGAAGATGGACGTCTCCACGAAGGCCGAGGCGGCGCTCCTCGCGGTCGCCCGCGGCCTCGTGAAGCCCTGA
- a CDS encoding DUF177 domain-containing protein, with translation MRVNIDEIKEAGLRRSWDVAREQLDEMVAGDRAGYRARGPAHVEAKLERIERRVRVEGHARAELSAACGRCLVPISLDVPVDFELTLVPAEELAGETHGGKDSNTGPVAGSFDPGQAEEDTYSGKVVDLDPILREQILLALPGYPVCTEGCKGLCPVCGANLNDRECGCDRHVPDPRWAGLKNVKL, from the coding sequence ATGCGCGTCAACATTGACGAAATCAAGGAGGCCGGACTCCGGCGCAGCTGGGACGTGGCTCGCGAGCAGCTCGACGAGATGGTCGCCGGCGACCGCGCGGGGTATCGCGCGCGGGGCCCTGCGCACGTGGAGGCGAAGCTCGAGCGGATCGAGCGTCGCGTCCGCGTCGAGGGGCACGCCCGGGCCGAGCTCTCGGCGGCGTGCGGCCGCTGCCTCGTCCCGATCTCACTGGACGTCCCGGTCGACTTCGAGCTCACGCTCGTGCCGGCGGAGGAGCTCGCCGGCGAGACGCACGGCGGGAAGGACTCGAACACGGGTCCGGTCGCCGGTAGCTTCGATCCCGGGCAGGCGGAGGAGGACACGTACTCGGGCAAGGTCGTGGACCTCGACCCGATCCTCCGCGAGCAGATCCTCCTCGCGCTCCCGGGCTACCCGGTGTGCACCGAGGGCTGCAAGGGCCTCTGCCCCGTGTGCGGGGCCAACTTGAACGATCGCGAGTGCGGCTGCGATCGCCACGTTCCGGATCCGCGCTGGGCGGGCCTCAAGAACGTGAAGCTGTAG
- the plsX gene encoding phosphate acyltransferase PlsX, protein MVGKIAPVAVDAMGGDHAPGAIVQGAINAARKGLPILLVGPEARLRDELARHRAGHALPIEVHHAGEVVEMDDHPGQAMRRKRDNSIRVCFELVKSGRASAMVSAGNSGAVMAGAIFVLGRPEGVERPAIISVLPALKGSSILLDMGAVVDCKPIHLVQFALMGEVYARRVVGVARPKVAILANGEEESKGTDLTRAAAAALRHAPLQFVGYCEGRDLLTGEVDVIVTDGFTGNVALKTMEGTAKVVGEYLKRALRSTAVSAIGGMLSKAALDGMKKRLDWREVGGAPLVGVNGVGFISHGRSDAIAIENAIHRARDAARAHFVDEIARAVAPSEALLEGAAGRAARPPPPRRASSHDA, encoded by the coding sequence ATGGTCGGGAAGATCGCGCCCGTCGCCGTGGATGCGATGGGGGGCGACCACGCCCCGGGCGCGATCGTTCAAGGCGCCATTAACGCAGCGCGTAAGGGGCTGCCGATCCTCCTGGTCGGCCCCGAGGCGCGGTTGCGCGACGAGCTCGCGCGCCATCGCGCCGGGCACGCGCTGCCGATCGAGGTGCACCACGCCGGCGAGGTCGTCGAGATGGACGACCACCCCGGCCAGGCGATGCGCCGCAAGCGCGACAACTCCATCCGCGTCTGCTTCGAGCTCGTGAAGTCGGGCCGGGCGAGCGCGATGGTGTCGGCGGGCAACTCCGGGGCGGTGATGGCCGGCGCGATCTTCGTGCTCGGCCGCCCGGAGGGCGTGGAGCGGCCGGCCATCATCTCGGTGCTGCCGGCGCTCAAGGGCTCCTCGATCCTGCTCGACATGGGCGCGGTGGTGGACTGCAAGCCCATCCACCTCGTCCAGTTCGCGCTGATGGGCGAGGTCTACGCCCGGCGCGTCGTGGGCGTCGCCCGCCCGAAGGTCGCCATCCTCGCGAACGGCGAGGAGGAGTCGAAGGGGACGGACCTCACCCGCGCCGCCGCCGCCGCGCTCCGGCACGCCCCCCTCCAGTTCGTGGGCTACTGCGAGGGGCGCGATCTCCTCACCGGCGAGGTGGACGTCATCGTCACCGACGGCTTCACCGGCAACGTCGCGCTCAAGACGATGGAGGGGACCGCGAAGGTGGTGGGCGAGTACCTGAAGCGCGCGCTCCGCTCCACCGCCGTCTCCGCCATCGGCGGGATGCTCTCCAAGGCCGCGCTCGACGGCATGAAGAAGCGCCTCGACTGGCGCGAGGTCGGCGGCGCGCCGCTGGTGGGCGTGAACGGCGTCGGCTTCATCTCCCACGGACGCTCGGACGCGATCGCGATCGAGAACGCCATCCACCGGGCCCGGGACGCCGCCCGCGCCCACTTCGTAGACGAGATCGCCCGCGCGGTCGCGCCGTCGGAGGCGCTCCTCGAGGGCGCCGCCGGCCGCGCCGCGAGGCCACCCCCTCCGCGCCGCGCCTCGTCGCACGACGCCTGA